Proteins co-encoded in one Paracoccus aestuarii genomic window:
- the pqqD gene encoding pyrroloquinoline quinone biosynthesis peptide chaperone PqqD has product MTPLIQPDDVPYLPRGVRLQGDRVRGIRVLQAPERAMQLDQIGEAILAELDGTRSMDRIVRDLAARYNAPVDQIAGDVRDFLTGLIERRMVFVKDPA; this is encoded by the coding sequence ATGACCCCGCTGATCCAGCCCGATGACGTGCCCTATCTGCCCCGCGGCGTGCGGCTGCAGGGCGACCGGGTGCGCGGCATCCGCGTGCTGCAGGCCCCCGAACGCGCCATGCAGCTGGACCAGATCGGCGAGGCGATCCTGGCCGAGCTGGACGGCACCCGCAGCATGGACCGCATCGTGCGCGACCTGGCCGCGCGCTACAACGCGCCGGTGGATCAGATCGCGGGCGATGTGCGCGACTTCCTGACCGGGCTGATCGAACGCCGCATGGTCTTCGTCAAGGATCCGGCATGA
- the pqqC gene encoding pyrroloquinoline-quinone synthase PqqC: MKDIQDAAQSREDFEARLRAIGAERYHDRHPFHARLHGGDCTPDEVRAWVVNRWMYQSRIPMKDAAFMSRVEDPDLRRAWRKRIEDHDGGTAEGGGIRRWLALAQAVGLEPDYVASGVGIIPATRFAVDAYVRFVRDMPLLDAVAASLTELFAPRIHAQRIEGLLAHYDFADDSSLSYFKKRLTEAPEDVAFGLDYVLTHADTREKQDAAAAALTFKTDVLWAQLDALWHGYVEGNIPPGAWRPGEGMRA, from the coding sequence GTGAAGGACATCCAGGACGCCGCGCAGTCGCGCGAGGATTTCGAGGCCCGGCTGCGCGCCATCGGGGCCGAACGCTATCACGACCGCCACCCCTTCCATGCCCGGCTGCATGGCGGCGACTGCACCCCCGACGAGGTCCGGGCCTGGGTGGTGAACCGCTGGATGTACCAATCCCGCATCCCGATGAAGGACGCGGCCTTTATGTCCCGGGTCGAGGATCCCGACCTGCGCCGCGCCTGGCGCAAGCGGATCGAGGATCACGACGGCGGCACGGCCGAGGGCGGCGGCATCCGCCGCTGGCTGGCCTTGGCCCAGGCCGTGGGGCTGGAGCCCGATTACGTCGCCTCGGGCGTGGGCATCATACCGGCCACGCGCTTTGCGGTCGATGCCTATGTCCGCTTCGTGCGCGACATGCCCCTGCTGGACGCAGTGGCCGCCAGCCTGACCGAGCTGTTCGCGCCCAGGATCCACGCGCAGCGGATCGAGGGCCTGCTGGCCCATTACGATTTTGCCGATGACAGCAGCCTGTCCTATTTCAAAAAGCGCCTGACCGAGGCGCCCGAGGATGTGGCCTTCGGCCTGGACTATGTGTTGACCCATGCCGACACGCGCGAAAAGCAGGATGCGGCGGCGGCGGCGCTGACCTTCAAGACCGATGTCCTCTGGGCGCAGCTGGACGCGCTGTGGCACGGCTATGTCGAGGGTAACATTCCCCCCGGCGCCTGGCGCCCGGGCGAGGGGATGCGCGCATGA
- a CDS encoding FIST N-terminal domain-containing protein: protein MNTDPAAKEGATGPVAVQADHGGTDAVPTLLDGLRGTHPALVLLFAPSDRALADIGRALSDALPGCIIAGCTSAGEIGPRGYASDSVVAIGFPARHFRARSMVLQDLHALHVADWMGRLRGLGREVAPAPGRTAFGLLLVDGLSAREDMLVAALDAALPAVPVLGGSAGDGLDFRRTTLLADGALLGDAAVLLLLDTDLAIHQVTFAHFSPTATRAVVTAAIPERRHILELNAEPAAQEYARLTGLSRDALTPVEFARHPLLLRMGGRHHVRAISAVTADDGLALMSSIDTGTVLTLGRPDDMIQGLADALDALPQPPLMVLAFDCILRRLAVERAGLSDRMSALFRRHAVAGFNTYGEQHSGMHVNQTFVGLAFLDPAAGGHHAA, encoded by the coding sequence ATGAACACCGACCCGGCTGCGAAGGAGGGCGCAACCGGGCCGGTCGCTGTGCAGGCCGACCACGGCGGGACGGATGCCGTCCCGACCTTGCTGGACGGCCTGCGCGGCACCCATCCCGCGCTGGTCCTGCTGTTCGCCCCGTCCGACCGCGCGCTGGCCGATATCGGCCGGGCCCTGTCCGACGCCTTGCCCGGCTGCATCATCGCCGGCTGCACCTCGGCGGGCGAGATCGGGCCGCGGGGCTATGCCAGCGACAGCGTCGTGGCGATCGGCTTTCCCGCGCGGCATTTCCGGGCACGGTCCATGGTGCTGCAGGACCTGCATGCGCTGCATGTCGCGGATTGGATGGGGCGGCTGCGCGGCCTGGGCCGCGAGGTCGCCCCCGCGCCTGGGCGCACGGCCTTCGGCCTCTTGCTGGTGGACGGGCTTTCCGCGCGCGAGGACATGCTGGTCGCGGCGCTGGACGCGGCGCTGCCCGCGGTGCCGGTGCTGGGCGGCTCGGCCGGCGACGGGCTGGATTTCCGACGCACGACCCTGCTGGCGGATGGCGCGCTGCTGGGCGATGCGGCGGTCCTGCTGCTGCTGGACACGGACCTGGCGATCCATCAGGTGACCTTCGCGCATTTCAGCCCCACCGCGACCCGCGCCGTGGTCACCGCCGCCATCCCCGAACGCCGCCACATCCTGGAGCTGAACGCCGAACCCGCCGCCCAGGAATATGCCCGCCTGACGGGCCTGTCGCGCGACGCGCTGACGCCGGTGGAATTCGCCCGCCACCCGCTGCTGCTGCGGATGGGGGGGCGCCATCACGTGCGCGCCATCAGCGCGGTGACCGCCGATGACGGGCTGGCGCTGATGTCCTCGATCGACACGGGCACGGTGCTGACCCTGGGCCGCCCGGACGACATGATCCAGGGCCTGGCCGACGCGCTGGACGCGCTGCCGCAGCCGCCCCTGATGGTGCTGGCCTTCGACTGCATCCTGCGCCGGCTGGCGGTCGAGCGTGCCGGCCTGTCGGACCGGATGTCGGCCCTGTTCCGGCGCCATGCGGTCGCGGGGTTCAACACCTATGGCGAACAGCACAGCGGCATGCATGTGAACCAGACCTTCGTGGGGCTGGCCTTCCTGGACCCCGCGGCGGGGGGGCATCATGCTGCGTGA
- a CDS encoding response regulator transcription factor: MTAAAIQARSAPTPRPNADQVREILIVDDHPLMCDALALTLKISFGLKNVRTARSLAGAVDQIRAQGAPDAVILDLNLPDARGAEGIVTLRRQLPGVPITMISADLEGAMISAAMAAGAQGYISKSLSREALVDSLRRMWDGELVTPEGYSADAGNADDEARAELARRFSSLTPQQMKILRLICQGKANKEISYELSIAEATVKTHITAIMSKINARRRTQAVLLANSIRLFEAG, encoded by the coding sequence ATGACAGCCGCCGCCATTCAGGCGCGTTCCGCACCGACACCCCGCCCCAATGCCGACCAGGTGCGCGAGATCCTGATCGTCGACGACCACCCGCTGATGTGCGACGCGCTGGCGCTGACGCTGAAGATCAGCTTCGGCCTGAAGAACGTCCGCACCGCCCGCAGCCTGGCAGGCGCCGTGGACCAGATCCGCGCGCAGGGGGCGCCGGATGCGGTGATCCTGGACCTGAACCTGCCCGATGCCCGCGGCGCCGAGGGGATCGTGACCCTGCGCCGCCAGCTGCCGGGGGTGCCGATCACGATGATCTCGGCCGATCTGGAAGGGGCGATGATCTCGGCCGCGATGGCGGCGGGGGCCCAGGGCTATATCAGCAAGTCCCTGTCGCGCGAGGCGCTGGTCGACAGCCTGCGCCGCATGTGGGACGGCGAGCTGGTCACTCCGGAGGGCTACAGCGCCGATGCGGGCAATGCCGATGACGAGGCGCGCGCCGAACTGGCCCGGCGCTTTTCGTCCCTGACGCCCCAGCAGATGAAGATCCTGCGCCTGATCTGCCAAGGCAAGGCGAACAAGGAGATCAGCTACGAGCTGTCCATCGCCGAGGCGACGGTCAAGACGCATATCACCGCCATCATGTCCAAGATCAACGCCCGCCGCCGGACCCAGGCCGTGCTGCTGGCCAATTCGATCCGGCTGTTCGAGGCCGGTTGA
- the ubiB gene encoding 2-polyprenylphenol 6-hydroxylase has protein sequence MRGPHNIWRLIRTGATFERTGAMEAVLNAVDAPMRLRVAARVMGWPFRWLGYKGDPTLPPITRAITALGPAYIKFGQILSTRADVVGPEMAGQLRMLQDRLPPFPTDIAKAAIEAELRAPVDELFSEFSEPVAAASIAQVHRARVRETGREVAVKVVRPGIGPAFQRDIDAFHFGARFIELLSPGARRLRPRDVVRHFEQTVTGEQDLRLEAAAASEFAENTAGDAGFQVPMPHWGLSARRVMTADWAEGLPMGDRDALIAAGHDTQALARRVIQLFLSHALRDGFFHADMHHGNLKVAPNGDIIAYDFGIMGEIDDYTRRVYAQILYGFIQRDYRMVARVHFEAGYVPRDRDEAAFARALRAVGEPIFGADATRISMGNLLSYLFEVTERFGMPTRTELILLQRTMVVVEGVARSIDPNLNIWNAAKPVVSDYIKASVGPKAAVSDLTQVVQTVSRYGPLLPRIVERALWERAHPDEVPDRRPAKRPDWQLWLMGASTLALGLGIGLAI, from the coding sequence ATGCGCGGACCCCACAACATCTGGCGCCTGATCCGCACCGGCGCGACCTTCGAACGCACCGGCGCGATGGAGGCCGTGCTGAACGCGGTCGATGCGCCGATGCGCCTGCGGGTGGCGGCGCGGGTGATGGGCTGGCCCTTCCGCTGGCTGGGCTACAAGGGCGATCCGACCCTGCCGCCGATCACCCGCGCCATCACCGCATTGGGGCCCGCCTATATCAAGTTCGGCCAGATCCTGTCGACGCGCGCCGATGTGGTCGGGCCGGAGATGGCGGGCCAGCTGCGCATGCTGCAGGACCGCCTGCCGCCCTTTCCCACCGACATCGCCAAGGCCGCCATCGAGGCCGAGCTGCGCGCCCCGGTGGACGAACTGTTCAGCGAGTTTTCCGAGCCCGTGGCCGCGGCGTCCATCGCCCAGGTCCATCGCGCCCGCGTGCGCGAGACCGGCCGCGAGGTCGCCGTCAAGGTCGTCCGCCCCGGCATCGGCCCGGCCTTTCAGCGCGACATCGACGCCTTCCATTTCGGCGCCCGCTTCATCGAGCTGCTGTCGCCGGGCGCGCGCCGCCTGCGCCCGCGCGACGTGGTGCGCCATTTCGAACAGACCGTCACCGGCGAACAGGACCTGCGGCTGGAGGCCGCCGCCGCATCCGAATTCGCGGAAAACACCGCCGGGGATGCGGGGTTCCAGGTGCCCATGCCGCATTGGGGCCTATCCGCGCGCCGCGTGATGACCGCCGATTGGGCCGAGGGCCTGCCCATGGGCGACCGCGACGCGCTGATCGCGGCGGGCCATGACACACAGGCCCTGGCGCGGCGCGTGATCCAGCTGTTCCTGTCCCATGCGCTGCGCGACGGGTTCTTCCATGCCGACATGCATCACGGCAACCTGAAGGTCGCGCCGAACGGCGACATCATCGCCTATGATTTTGGCATCATGGGCGAGATCGACGATTATACCCGCCGGGTCTATGCCCAGATCCTCTATGGTTTCATCCAGCGCGACTACCGCATGGTGGCGCGGGTGCATTTCGAGGCCGGCTACGTCCCCCGCGACCGCGACGAGGCCGCGTTCGCCCGCGCGCTGCGTGCGGTGGGCGAGCCGATCTTCGGTGCCGACGCGACCCGGATCAGCATGGGCAACCTGCTGTCCTACCTGTTCGAGGTGACCGAGCGGTTCGGCATGCCCACCCGAACCGAGCTGATCCTGCTGCAGCGCACCATGGTCGTGGTCGAGGGCGTGGCCCGGTCCATCGACCCGAACCTGAACATCTGGAACGCGGCCAAGCCCGTTGTGTCGGATTACATCAAGGCCAGCGTCGGGCCCAAGGCCGCGGTCAGCGACCTGACCCAGGTGGTCCAGACCGTCAGCCGCTATGGCCCGCTGCTGCCGCGCATCGTGGAACGCGCGCTGTGGGAACGCGCCCATCCCGACGAGGTGCCCGACCGCCGCCCCGCCAAGCGCCCGGACTGGCAGCTGTGGCTGATGGGGGCATCGACCCTGGCCCTGGGCCTGGGCATCGGTCTGGCGATCTAG
- a CDS encoding hybrid sensor histidine kinase/response regulator, producing MLRDDDPPARQVDKLTRITGALIDRIDRLEESRGSAWSMFQAAVALEQEVAARTRDLERALDDLSQRNRELAVARASAEEANRSKTRFLRAASHDLLQPLSAARLFLSALADTDLDPNQRELADRLGGAFESVEQLMHAVLDISRLDSQRIEFNRQPVPLGELFRRLAAEFAPSAHAKGLRLTFVPTTAVVDSDPVFLRRIAQNLVSNAIKYTHRGGVAVGARRRDGLCWLWVVDTGLGIPAVDRNRIFDEFQRLTHDTATPGMGLGLSIVRRACAKLGHPIALSSEAMRGTVFRVGLPQVCALPEGRARPPAAALPALRGRVALVVENDLEMRRGYEIMLQNRLGMVPRLAGGTAEALATMGEEPPDVILADYQLENGDTGFAAIEALRARSPRPIPALMITAHRDAAIARHCAAADVHLLEKPVRPPELAEILTRLLA from the coding sequence ATGCTGCGTGACGACGACCCGCCCGCCCGGCAGGTCGACAAGCTGACCCGCATCACCGGCGCGCTGATCGACCGCATCGACCGGCTGGAGGAATCCCGCGGTTCCGCCTGGTCGATGTTCCAGGCCGCCGTCGCCCTGGAACAGGAGGTCGCGGCCCGCACCCGCGACCTGGAACGCGCGCTGGACGACCTGTCGCAGCGCAACCGCGAACTGGCCGTCGCCCGCGCCTCGGCCGAGGAGGCGAACCGGTCCAAGACCCGCTTTCTGCGCGCCGCCAGCCATGACCTGCTGCAGCCCCTCTCGGCGGCGCGGCTGTTCCTGTCCGCCCTGGCCGATACCGACCTGGACCCCAACCAGCGCGAGCTGGCCGACAGGCTGGGCGGGGCCTTCGAATCGGTCGAACAGCTGATGCATGCGGTGCTGGACATCTCGCGGCTGGACAGCCAGCGGATCGAGTTCAACCGCCAGCCCGTCCCCCTGGGCGAGCTGTTTCGCAGGCTGGCCGCGGAATTCGCGCCCTCGGCCCATGCCAAGGGGCTGCGGCTGACCTTCGTGCCGACCACGGCGGTGGTGGACAGCGACCCGGTCTTTCTGCGCCGCATCGCCCAGAACCTGGTGTCGAACGCGATCAAGTACACCCATCGCGGCGGCGTGGCGGTGGGCGCGCGGCGGCGCGACGGGCTGTGCTGGCTGTGGGTCGTGGATACGGGGCTGGGCATCCCGGCGGTGGACCGCAACCGCATCTTCGACGAATTCCAGCGCTTGACCCATGACACGGCGACCCCGGGCATGGGGCTGGGCCTGTCGATCGTGCGCCGCGCCTGCGCCAAGCTGGGCCACCCCATCGCCCTGTCATCCGAGGCGATGCGCGGCACCGTCTTCCGCGTGGGCCTGCCCCAGGTCTGCGCCCTGCCCGAGGGCCGCGCCCGGCCCCCGGCCGCGGCCCTGCCGGCCCTGCGCGGCCGCGTCGCCCTGGTCGTCGAGAACGACCTGGAGATGCGCCGCGGCTACGAGATCATGCTGCAGAACCGGCTTGGCATGGTGCCGCGCCTGGCGGGCGGCACGGCCGAGGCCTTGGCCACCATGGGCGAGGAGCCGCCCGACGTGATCCTGGCCGATTACCAGCTGGAGAACGGCGATACCGGCTTTGCCGCGATCGAGGCGCTGCGGGCCCGCTCGCCGCGCCCGATCCCCGCGCTGATGATCACCGCCCATCGCGACGCCGCCATCGCGCGCCATTGCGCCGCGGCCGACGTGCATCTGCTGGAAAAGCCGGTCCGCCCGCCCGAGCTGGCCGAGATCCTGACCCGCCTGCTGGCCTAA
- a CDS encoding quinoprotein dehydrogenase-associated SoxYZ-like carrier, with the protein MRPWTILAAALLAGPAFAQDNPLQPSPTWEDLRISVLGVDEEPPLDAAVLDLDAPPRAHDAATVPVHLTQPADAPPLTALTLVVDENPAPVAAEYAFGPALMPLDFEVRVRVDSYSDLRAIATTQDGAQVMAGRFVKAAGGCSAPAGKDMAAVRATMGQMRWRSAQEDGRHVGTLMIRHPNFSGLQRDQLTLLSIPAHFIDRLDVRQGDEVLFTMSAGISVSEDPVFRFAYRPDGQDIHVRVEDTNGNVWTETFDPVASSAS; encoded by the coding sequence ATGAGGCCCTGGACGATCCTGGCCGCAGCACTGCTGGCCGGCCCCGCCTTCGCGCAGGACAATCCGCTGCAGCCATCCCCCACATGGGAGGATCTGCGCATCTCGGTTCTGGGGGTGGATGAGGAGCCGCCGCTGGATGCCGCCGTCCTGGACCTGGACGCCCCGCCCCGCGCCCATGACGCGGCCACGGTGCCGGTGCACCTGACCCAGCCCGCCGATGCGCCGCCCCTGACCGCCCTGACCCTGGTCGTGGATGAGAACCCCGCCCCCGTGGCCGCCGAATACGCCTTCGGTCCGGCGCTGATGCCCCTGGATTTCGAGGTCCGGGTCCGGGTGGACAGCTATTCCGACCTGCGCGCCATCGCCACGACCCAAGACGGGGCGCAGGTCATGGCCGGGCGATTCGTCAAGGCGGCGGGCGGCTGTTCGGCCCCGGCGGGCAAGGACATGGCCGCCGTGCGCGCCACCATGGGCCAGATGCGCTGGCGCAGCGCGCAGGAGGATGGCCGCCATGTCGGCACGCTGATGATCCGCCATCCGAATTTCTCGGGGCTGCAGCGCGATCAACTGACGCTGCTGAGCATCCCGGCCCATTTCATCGACCGGCTGGACGTGCGGCAGGGCGACGAGGTGCTGTTCACCATGTCCGCCGGCATCTCGGTCAGCGAGGACCCGGTCTTCCGGTTCGCCTATCGCCCCGACGGGCAGGACATCCATGTCCGGGTCGAGGATACGAACGGCAATGTCTGGACCGAGACCTTCGATCCGGTCGCGTCCAGCGCCAGCTGA
- the pqqE gene encoding pyrroloquinoline quinone biosynthesis protein PqqE yields MKDQQHQPRDLDGNPVTPGLPMAMLAEVTHRCPLACPYCSNPVDLVRAAREISADDWGRVFRQAADLGVLQVHISGGEPGARRDLAQIVAHARDAGLYVNLITSGIGITRERLQELDRAGVDHVQLSLQGIRPDMADRISGHPGSWDKKMAFAEWVTEIGFPLTINAVVHRQNMERLPDMLDLAETLGARRIEVATVQFHGWADLNRKALMPTREQAVLARQIVNEGRARLRGRMVIDYVPADHHAAFPKACMGGWGSIGLNVGPDGTVLPCHAAQTIDWMRFENVQDRSLSDIWHLSDSFNAFRGTAWMPEPCASCDRRTVDFGGCRCQAMALAGDARATDPVCSKSPLRAYVVARAEEDAAADSTDLAYRRMNKGG; encoded by the coding sequence ATGAAGGACCAGCAGCACCAGCCCCGCGACCTGGACGGCAACCCCGTCACCCCCGGCCTGCCCATGGCGATGCTGGCCGAGGTCACGCATCGCTGCCCGCTGGCATGCCCCTATTGCAGCAATCCCGTCGACCTGGTCCGGGCCGCCAGGGAAATCAGCGCCGATGACTGGGGCCGCGTCTTTCGCCAGGCCGCCGATCTGGGCGTGCTGCAGGTCCATATCTCGGGCGGGGAACCCGGCGCACGGCGCGATCTGGCGCAGATCGTGGCCCATGCGCGGGATGCCGGCCTCTATGTCAACCTGATCACCTCGGGGATCGGCATCACGCGCGAGCGGTTGCAGGAGCTGGACCGCGCGGGCGTCGATCACGTGCAACTGTCGCTGCAGGGCATCCGCCCCGACATGGCCGACCGCATCAGCGGCCATCCGGGCTCCTGGGACAAGAAGATGGCCTTCGCCGAATGGGTGACGGAAATCGGCTTTCCCCTGACCATCAACGCGGTCGTCCATCGCCAGAACATGGAACGCCTGCCCGACATGCTGGACCTGGCCGAGACCTTGGGCGCCCGCCGGATCGAGGTCGCGACCGTCCAGTTCCACGGTTGGGCCGATCTGAACCGCAAGGCGCTGATGCCCACGCGCGAACAGGCGGTCCTTGCCCGTCAGATCGTGAACGAGGGGCGGGCGCGGTTGCGCGGGCGGATGGTCATCGACTATGTCCCCGCCGATCACCACGCGGCCTTTCCCAAGGCCTGCATGGGGGGCTGGGGCTCGATCGGGCTGAATGTCGGGCCGGACGGCACCGTCCTGCCCTGCCATGCCGCCCAGACCATCGACTGGATGCGGTTCGAGAACGTGCAGGACCGGTCCCTGTCCGATATCTGGCACCTCTCGGACAGCTTCAACGCCTTTCGCGGCACCGCCTGGATGCCCGAGCCCTGCGCCAGCTGCGACCGCCGGACCGTGGATTTCGGCGGCTGCCGCTGCCAGGCCATGGCCTTGGCCGGCGATGCGCGGGCCACCGATCCGGTCTGTTCCAAATCGCCCCTGCGGGCATACGTCGTGGCCCGGGCCGAGGAGGATGCCGCAGCCGATTCCACCGATCTCGCCTATCGGAGGATGAACAAGGGAGGATAG